In the Nitrospirota bacterium genome, one interval contains:
- a CDS encoding SUMF1/EgtB/PvdO family nonheme iron enzyme, giving the protein MRACGIIVGVVISGLIGVGGAVYALDVSDVVREWTPEGKKLAAERAKLPAHDDMVMIPAGPFLMGSDRKIDRNAYPAEFPQRKVYLDAYEIDKFEVTTVQYLKYTLAKGFAPLIDWQYDGGNFQDTMVNHPVMHVSWDDAAAYCAWAGKRLPTEAEWEKAARGEDGRIYPWGNQPAGLSRANFGRTGLSGPVRDRPERLLLYPPIISVDKYDNAVGPYGTFQMAGNVAEWVEDWFDPKYYATAPDKNPKGPEKGTQRSFRGGGWIDSTPSVRTTQRNGTDPNTKMNWMGFRCARDVQGDGQAQEAKPN; this is encoded by the coding sequence GTGCGAGCATGTGGAATCATCGTTGGTGTTGTGATCTCAGGGTTGATTGGCGTGGGTGGGGCGGTGTATGCGTTGGATGTGTCCGACGTCGTCCGGGAATGGACTCCTGAAGGAAAGAAGCTTGCTGCCGAGCGGGCGAAGCTGCCGGCTCACGACGACATGGTCATGATTCCCGCGGGGCCTTTCCTGATGGGAAGCGATCGGAAGATCGATCGCAATGCGTACCCGGCGGAGTTTCCCCAGCGGAAAGTCTATCTGGATGCCTACGAGATCGATAAATTCGAAGTGACCACCGTACAATATCTGAAGTACACCCTCGCCAAAGGTTTTGCGCCGCTGATCGACTGGCAATATGACGGCGGTAACTTTCAGGACACCATGGTCAACCATCCGGTGATGCACGTATCGTGGGATGATGCCGCTGCCTACTGCGCGTGGGCTGGCAAGCGCCTCCCCACCGAGGCCGAGTGGGAGAAGGCGGCGCGTGGGGAAGATGGGCGGATTTATCCTTGGGGCAACCAGCCAGCGGGTCTGTCGCGTGCGAACTTCGGTCGGACCGGCTTGTCGGGCCCGGTGCGCGATCGCCCCGAGCGGCTACTGCTCTATCCGCCGATCATTTCTGTGGACAAGTACGACAATGCGGTCGGTCCCTACGGCACGTTCCAGATGGCGGGTAATGTGGCCGAGTGGGTGGAAGATTGGTTCGACCCCAAGTACTACGCGACTGCGCCGGATAAGAATCCCAAGGGGCCAGAGAAGGGAACGCAGCGGAGCTTCCGTGGCGGCGGCTGGATCGATAGCACACCCAGCGTACGGACTACGCAACGCAACGGGACCGACCCGAACACCAAGATGAACTGGATGGGTTTTCGCTGCGCAAGAGATGTACAAGGTGACGGGCAAGCGCAGGAGGCGAAGCCGAACTAG